gtcttcagtcgtatttattgagcgcttactgtgtgcagagcactgtcgtcaacgcctggaatgtacaatttggcaacagagttggaagacacattccctgtccactgcaGGGAAAAACTTCAACCAGGATTCTAGAATATGCCAGTACAACATTGTTAAGGAAAGAAGGCTTTGATGCCAGTTAAAAACCCCCGGGGTGGGGACGGAAATTGGATTTGGCAGATTGTAGGAGGTGGAGTCCAAGTGGTGGTGATAAAAGACTAGGTTTTCAAGGAGGGAAACCTGTAAACATTGGGTTTTGACTAGCCGAAAGTGACTTTCCCCCTTGCTACCAAGATGTCCTAGTTTTCATCCCTAAAAACCCTTAGATTGAATGGCTGGAACCAGTCTTGGAGAACATATGAATCATAATAACATAATCCAAACATCCAGGAACCTGGAGAGAGATGGCATGTCTAACTTGGGGTTGATCTAgacatgtaagctccttgagggcagggatcatgtctaccaactctactgtaatattaataattgtatttcttaagcgcttattatgccgggcactgtactaaagcggtggggtgggcagaaggtaattgggctggacatagggctcacagtcttaatccccattttccaggtgaggtaatagaggcccagagaagtgaagtgacttgcctaaggtcacgtagcacccgtgtgggatcagaacccaggtcccgccgactcccaggccggtgctctgtccactgagccgtgctgcttctcccaagctttgaatacagtgctccgtgctcaataaatagcatcgattgattccTTGATTGATGATTCAGAAAGTCTCCCGAGAAACAGTcccagtctcatctgtaaaatggggattaagaccgtgagccctgtgcaggacagggactgcatccaacctgatttgcgtctatccaccccaacacttagtacggtgcctggcacatagtaagtccttaacaaatcccgttattgttgttattatcaatagTAATTGTTCTTATTTAACTTTCTGTCCCGTTTCAAGTAGTATGATTTTCAAGCAACTGATTGGTCGTGGTGCCTTTTAAAAAGCCACAACCTGTTTCTCCTTCTGTAATTATAGCACAAGAGGTGGTGTGTTTGCCTTAATTCGATATGAATTTAATTGGCGTTTGGGTTTTCATGCTGATTTCAGAGATCCCGGATTCAGGTGTGGCTCTATGAGCAAGTGAACATGCGGATAGAAGGCTGCATCATTGTGAGTATTTCAGCCATTTCATCTACTCCCCCGTACTGTCGCCAGGATCCGCAGACGTGCAGGCGCTGAGGGAGGGAATTTGTGGAGAAAGGTTGTTTAGCAGAGGAACGAGAAGACTGGAAACGAGTGGGGGATAATAAAGGGGAAATGCTTAGCTCACATGCTATAACGAGGCAAGGGAGAGGTTGACAcaccctccccccaagccccaaGGGTGGATCTCAGCTTGAACAGCTGTATTCATCATTGGcttaatgtggaacagggactgggtccaacttgattgtcttgtatctgtccggcactcactacagtgcttggcttatagtaagcacttggcaaatacggCGATTATCATgatgatcatttttccacaaatagCTCTAAAAATCAGGGTTGTGCAGACTCGTCATTTTTAGAGCCCTGGGTTGGAATGAATTATATAAGGGAATTGTACGAAGTCACAGAAGCGTAAAAATAACAGAATTGATTGCCGGAGTGGTTTAGGTATatccttttgtactctcccaagcccttaatcgaGCTCTGGGCACCCACAAGGCACTCAGGGACTCCGGATTGTCTGCCTGGCCTGTTTTCTAGGGCTTCGACGAATACATGAATCTCGTATTGGACGACGCAGAGGAGATCCACTCAAAAACAAAGTCAAGGAAGCAGTTGGGTAAGTCCATGAGCAGCCCCGCCAACGTAACGGGAAGATCAGCCGGTGGTACGGATTCATTTTCGAGGCCTGTGGCTAATTTTCATGGTGGACATGCGATATGGGTTGTCTGAAAGGAGCCCTCCTTGGACCCGTACACGCgaatatctttctctctctctctttctaccccacCCGCGAGTCTTTGAAATAGAGGTCTTAGCTGAGATGTCGGGTAAGAAGCGTTGAGAGGAGCGTGGCCGGTAATGGCAGAGAGTGGGGTCGGGTATTGGAAAGTGTCGGTGAGCCAGGGAGGAGCAGGTGAGAAGTGTGTCCCTGTCAGACAATATTCTCTACTCGGGAAACACCCAATAAGTACCGTCGATTGATTCTCTGACCGCCAGCTGGATCATCGGCTTGTCACCGGCTCCGTCAGGAAGATGGTCCTGGTGAGGATTTCTAGGCAAGGG
This sequence is a window from Ornithorhynchus anatinus isolate Pmale09 chromosome 7, mOrnAna1.pri.v4, whole genome shotgun sequence. Protein-coding genes within it:
- the SNRPE gene encoding small nuclear ribonucleoprotein E, which produces MAYRGQGQKVQKVMVQPINLIFRYLQNRSRIQVWLYEQVNMRIEGCIIGFDEYMNLVLDDAEEIHSKTKSRKQLGRVMLKGDNITLLQSVSN